One genomic segment of bacterium includes these proteins:
- a CDS encoding AAA family ATPase, translating into MKDGMYTIGEFAALLGVSKAVIYKWEKEGKINKANRVKRGKTLYRYYTADDIRELRISMNLESPVTKKRKQLFLNFKGGTGKSVISANYGYRLAQHGFKVLMVDLDAQGHLTKCLGCNPEDFTKTLYDVIINKVPIQSVITSTKLSTLELIPANLGLSPIELSLTGLHAREYKLRRALADIEDNFDIIILDAPPNIGLLNLNAILSVDDLLVPVLADFLSYDGLKILFETLRDIEEDFEYMLQNIYIFLNRYNESMNISQRTRDAIRKNYSEYVLNTMIRQNTTLSDATAQGMTIFEYAPNSRASIDINKLVDEVFNI; encoded by the coding sequence ATGAAAGACGGTATGTACACAATAGGTGAATTTGCCGCGCTTCTCGGAGTTTCAAAGGCGGTAATCTACAAATGGGAAAAAGAGGGAAAAATAAACAAGGCCAACAGGGTCAAACGCGGAAAAACCTTGTACCGTTACTATACCGCCGATGATATACGTGAACTGAGAATTTCAATGAATCTCGAGTCGCCTGTTACGAAAAAGCGGAAACAGCTTTTCCTCAATTTCAAAGGCGGTACGGGCAAAAGCGTCATCAGCGCAAATTATGGCTACCGTCTGGCGCAGCATGGATTCAAAGTTCTCATGGTCGATCTCGATGCCCAGGGACACCTGACAAAATGCCTCGGATGCAATCCTGAGGATTTCACGAAAACACTGTATGATGTGATCATCAACAAGGTCCCGATCCAGAGTGTGATAACTTCGACGAAACTATCGACTCTCGAGCTTATTCCGGCAAATCTCGGGCTCTCCCCCATCGAGCTGTCCCTGACAGGTCTCCACGCCCGTGAATACAAGCTTCGCCGGGCTCTTGCGGATATCGAGGACAACTTTGACATCATTATACTCGATGCGCCGCCCAATATCGGCCTCCTGAATCTTAACGCCATTTTGTCTGTGGATGATCTTCTTGTACCGGTACTCGCGGATTTTCTGAGTTATGACGGTTTGAAGATACTGTTCGAAACACTCCGTGACATCGAGGAAGACTTTGAGTATATGTTGCAGAACATCTATATCTTCCTCAACCGGTACAATGAAAGCATGAATATAAGCCAGCGGACCCGAGACGCAATCAGGAAAAACTACTCCGAATATGTACTCAATACGATGATCCGTCAGAACACGACATTGTCGGATGCGACAGCCCAGGGGATGACGATATTCGAGTATGCGCCCAATTCGAGGGCCTCTATAGATATAAACAAGCTGGTTGATGAAGTATTCAATATTTGA
- a CDS encoding LexA family transcriptional regulator, with product MGITELKDRLAYMMERRNIANAAELSRLTGLTQVAIRNYLRGIKVPNAQALIKLARALNTTADYLLTGTALKPDKVPLLSKIPAGIPAEWTDGDYPVGFGEEFIDRGDVADPNAFALIVDGDSMSPRINSGDIVIISPNAPITNRSCAVVSVHEGDRTLKTVIFLNNGKVILQPENDHYEPLVVDREKIKFIGRVVERRERL from the coding sequence ATGGGAATCACGGAACTTAAAGACCGTCTTGCTTACATGATGGAACGAAGAAACATCGCAAATGCCGCCGAGCTTTCTCGGCTTACCGGGCTTACCCAGGTAGCGATACGCAACTATCTGCGCGGTATTAAAGTACCAAACGCTCAGGCTCTTATCAAGCTCGCCCGGGCGCTCAATACGACAGCGGATTACCTGCTGACGGGAACAGCATTGAAACCGGACAAGGTCCCCCTCCTTTCAAAAATTCCCGCAGGTATACCGGCTGAATGGACGGACGGTGATTACCCTGTCGGTTTCGGCGAGGAATTCATCGACCGGGGCGATGTGGCCGACCCTAACGCTTTCGCCCTCATCGTGGATGGCGACAGCATGTCACCGCGTATTAACTCGGGCGATATCGTCATCATTTCTCCAAACGCTCCGATTACGAACCGCAGCTGCGCGGTTGTTTCGGTTCATGAGGGCGATCGGACACTCAAAACGGTTATTTTTCTCAACAACGGGAAGGTTATCCTGCAACCGGAAAACGATCACTACGAACCACTGGTGGTCGATCGTGAAAAAATCAAGTTCATCGGGAGAGTCGTCGAGCGCCGTGAGAGATTATAG